The DNA region AGTGCAGCGTTACTGGGCTTTGTCACCTTTATCATCCTGAGCTGTTGGCAACATCATCTCAATGCAGCTCCGGCGATCATCCCCATCAAAGGTGTTCAGCTCACTTGGTTTCAAGGGGTTGTTTTAGGATTCGTCCAAGGCTTGACAGAATTTATTCCGATCAGTAGTACCGCACATATGAAAGTGGTTCCAGTGATGCTGGGCTGGGGTGATCCAGGTGTAGCGATCGCTGCGACGATTCAGCTTGGAAGCATTGTGGCAGTGCTGGGTTATTTCTGGAAAGATTTACAGCAGGTGTTTGGTGGCGCATGGCAAGCATGGCAAACCAAAGACTATGAAAAACAAGAATGGCGGCTGTTTTGGGGTATTTGCTGGGGAACTGTGCCAATTTTGATCGCAGGGATCGCCATTAAAACTTTGGTACCCAATTATGATGAGTCGCCGTTACGGAGTCTGACAGCGATCGCCATTGCCTCTATTGTCATGTCGATTTTGCTGGCGATCGCCGAAAAGTCTCAAAACCATGATCGTCAATTTGACCAGTTAACGCTCAAGGATGGGTTATTAATGGGAGCAGCCCAAGCCCTAGCAATCATTCCGGGGGTTTCCCGTTCTGGCTCAACAATGACAACAGGTTTATTTATGAACCTTGACCGAGCTACAGCAGCGCGATTTTCGTTTCTTCTCGGAATCCCCGCAATCACCATTGCTGGACTCGTTGAGCTAAAAGATATTTTGACTAACGATCTAGGCTCAATTTCCCTTGTTACCCTCGCCGCAAGTTTAGCCTCATCTGTCGTTTTTTCTTATTTGGCGATCGCCTGGCTGATCAAATTTTTGCAGAACCATAAAACATGGGTTTTCGTCTGGTATAGATTGGCATTTGGTATGATCATTTTGGCATTTACCCTGCTGCGCTAAGACCCTATGAGTGCCTCCACAGCTAAGCCTGCAAAAATTTTGAGTGTCGTTTCAGAGTCCATTGCCGAAGAGATTGGATTTGAGAAAGGCGACTCAATTGTCTCCATTAATGGCATGCAACCCCGAGATCTGATTGACTATCAGTTTCTCTGTGCTGACGAATATTTAGAATTAGAAGTGCTGGATAAGCGTGGCAAGCAACACCACGTCGAAATCGAAAAAGATTACGACGACGACCTTGGCCTAGAATTTGAAAATGCTCTCTTTGACGGCTTAATTCAGTGCAATAATGCCTGCCCCTTTTGCTTTATCGATCAACAGCCGCCGGGTAAGCGCAAAACCCTTTATCTCAAAGATGATGATTACCGCCTAAGCTTTCTATACGGCAGCTATCTCACCCTCACCAATTTGCCAGAACGAGAATGGCAACGCATTAGTCAAATGCGTTTATCTCCTCTCTATGTTTCTGTCCATGCCACCGAAGCGCCCATCCGCCGTCGCCTCCTCAAAAATGAGCGGGCAGGCGAAATCCTCAATCAACTGCAATGGTTTGCGGATAATCGCCTCCAAATTCACGCGCAAGTGGTCGTTTGTCCGGGTATTAATGATGGCAAGCACCTAGAACAAACATTGCGTGACCTCGCGAAATTTCATCAAGGGGAGCTTCCGGCTGTGGCTTCCGCAGCAGTAGTACCAGTGGGATTAACGCGTTTTCGCCCCCAAGAAGATGAACTCGACCCAGTCAGCCAAGATAAAGCGCGGGAAGTGATTGTTCAGGTGACGGCATTACAGACAGAATTTCGGGAGAAGTTTGGCACCAATTTTGCATGGTTAGCGGATGAATGGTTCCTGATTGGGCGGGAAGATTTACCACCGGAATCTCATTATGAAGACTATCCACAAATTGGTAATGGTGTGGGTTCGATTCGACAATTTATTCGAGATTTTTTGGCGATCGCCGATCAGAAATTACCAGAGACTCTCGCAGAACCCAAAACCTACACTTGGGTGGTGGGAAATGCTGTCGAAAAAGCGTTTAAGCCTCTGGTGGAACGACTCAATCAAGTCAAAAATCTCACTGTTAATTTAGCTGCTTTGAATAGTGATTATTGGGGACAAGCGATCACTGTGACAGGCTTGCTCACAGGCCAAGATTTAGTAAAAAAGCTACAGGGTCAAACATTTGCAGATGGCATTTTGCTACCGACAGTGATGCTCAAACATGATGAGGCAAAATTCCTCGATGACATGATGGTTACAGAAGTGGCGATCGCCCTAGAGAGCGTTATCTATCCCGTCAAAGATATCGAAGATTTATTGAACAACTGTCTCGATCTCACTCACTGATTTGAAGTATTGGGGTGAAATCACTGAAAGCAAGAATCACCCCAAATATCATTGAAACGACATTAAGCAACCATCTGATAGAAAGATTGATATCTGAGGATGAGAACAGGTAACAGCTAAGGATGGCCTCACACCTACAAAGAAAGGATCTAGGCTAGAGACGGAATGGATAAACAAGATCTTTTAATCGCTTATAAACAGGGCGATCGCCTGATGAATGAAAGCAATTTGTCAGGTCTTAATTTAAGTGGTGAACTCCTCAAAGAAGTAAATTTCAGTCAAAGTAACTTTTCCACAGGCGTTTTCGATCGCGCCGATTTTTCCTATTGCCAGTTCCACGACAGCACTTTCGAGCGAGCCTCGTTATTTGGCAGCAATCTCAGTTATGCCAAGCTAGATCGGTGCAATCTCAGTCATACCAACCTAACCAAAGCCAATTTACAAGGCGCGCGCATTAATCACAGCAATCTCAATTATGCTCAACTCAGCGGTGCTATTTTGTATTGGGCATCATTCTACCGAGCACAATTACAAAAAGTTAATCTTTGTGGTGCCAATCTCCGTGGCATTAATTTCCGTGGCGCGGATCTCACTGGCGCCAATCTCAGTTGGGCAAATCTCAGTCAAGCAAAACTAAGCGGCGCAATTTTAGATGATACAAATTTAGATGGTGTTCGGTTACGAGGGGCTTATCTCAATGCGCTGGATCTCAGTCATCGCAACCTTGATGGCCTCGATTTACAGAACATTATCTTTAATGGTGGTCAATGTCATCACACTTATTTAGCCGGAGCGAATCTAACGAATGCTCAACTCCGGCTCACGCAATTTATCGAGACAGTGTTTGACCAAGCGACTCTCTGTCAGGCAGATTTCAGGGAAGGAAATCTTCAACG from [Leptolyngbya] sp. PCC 7376 includes:
- a CDS encoding undecaprenyl-diphosphate phosphatase; this encodes MLRKQQSRRWFDFSSAALLGFVTFIILSCWQHHLNAAPAIIPIKGVQLTWFQGVVLGFVQGLTEFIPISSTAHMKVVPVMLGWGDPGVAIAATIQLGSIVAVLGYFWKDLQQVFGGAWQAWQTKDYEKQEWRLFWGICWGTVPILIAGIAIKTLVPNYDESPLRSLTAIAIASIVMSILLAIAEKSQNHDRQFDQLTLKDGLLMGAAQALAIIPGVSRSGSTMTTGLFMNLDRATAARFSFLLGIPAITIAGLVELKDILTNDLGSISLVTLAASLASSVVFSYLAIAWLIKFLQNHKTWVFVWYRLAFGMIILAFTLLR
- a CDS encoding TIGR03279 family radical SAM protein; the protein is MSASTAKPAKILSVVSESIAEEIGFEKGDSIVSINGMQPRDLIDYQFLCADEYLELEVLDKRGKQHHVEIEKDYDDDLGLEFENALFDGLIQCNNACPFCFIDQQPPGKRKTLYLKDDDYRLSFLYGSYLTLTNLPEREWQRISQMRLSPLYVSVHATEAPIRRRLLKNERAGEILNQLQWFADNRLQIHAQVVVCPGINDGKHLEQTLRDLAKFHQGELPAVASAAVVPVGLTRFRPQEDELDPVSQDKAREVIVQVTALQTEFREKFGTNFAWLADEWFLIGREDLPPESHYEDYPQIGNGVGSIRQFIRDFLAIADQKLPETLAEPKTYTWVVGNAVEKAFKPLVERLNQVKNLTVNLAALNSDYWGQAITVTGLLTGQDLVKKLQGQTFADGILLPTVMLKHDEAKFLDDMMVTEVAIALESVIYPVKDIEDLLNNCLDLTH
- a CDS encoding pentapeptide repeat-containing protein — translated: MDKQDLLIAYKQGDRLMNESNLSGLNLSGELLKEVNFSQSNFSTGVFDRADFSYCQFHDSTFERASLFGSNLSYAKLDRCNLSHTNLTKANLQGARINHSNLNYAQLSGAILYWASFYRAQLQKVNLCGANLRGINFRGADLTGANLSWANLSQAKLSGAILDDTNLDGVRLRGAYLNALDLSHRNLDGLDLQNIIFNGGQCHHTYLAGANLTNAQLRLTQFIETVFDQATLCQADFREGNLQRASLKRVEAIATNFTKSILIEANFEGANLQNANFSGANLRDANFRNADLRGANFTDANLSNAQFDPMQLRDCTLAQTIPSEDSAAA